Proteins from one Triticum aestivum cultivar Chinese Spring chromosome 7A, IWGSC CS RefSeq v2.1, whole genome shotgun sequence genomic window:
- the LOC123152878 gene encoding protein ASPARTIC PROTEASE IN GUARD CELL 2-like translates to MGWIQSDECHLQKDQLYDLANSSTYAPIPCGSPACTELGSSHSSGCSAGSDQCKYILDYGDDRVTAGTYISDTLNLSPTIAVKGFRIGCSHAVRGTFSDQTAGVLALGGGAGSLLAQTAETFGNAFSYCVPHPSSDGFLSLGGPVGKSSQFASTPLIKNQHAPTFYIVRLEAITVAGRRLDMPPATFAGGAVMDSGAVVTQLPPSAYAALRAAFRSAMTAYGPLADPVRNLDMCYDLTRFLEVNVPKVSLVFAGCATLELEPASIMLDGCLAFTASPGSHGSIGFIGNVQQQTYEVLYDVGSGSVGFRSGAC, encoded by the exons ATGGGGTGGATACAAAGTG acgagtGTCACCTCCAGAAGGACCAACTCTACGACCTCGCCAACTCCAGCACGTACGCACCTATCCCCTGCGGCTCCCCTGCCTGCACGGAGCTCGGTAGCAGCCACAGCAGTGGTTGCTCCGCCGGCTCCGACCAATGCAAGTATATCCTCGACTACGGCGACGACAGGGTCACCGCCGGGACATACATCAGCGACACGCTGAACTTGTCGCCCACCATCGCGGTCAAGGGCTTCCGGATCGGGTGCAGCCACGCCGTGAGGGGCACCTTCAGTGACCAGACCGCCGGCGTCCTGGCCCTCGGCGGCGGCGCCGGGTCCCTCCTTGCACAGACCGCGGAGACCTTCGGCAACGCCTTCTCCTACTGTGTCCCGCACCCGAGCTCCGATGGATTCCTCTCGCTGGGCGGGCCGGTGGGGAAATCGTCGCAGTTCGCGAGCACGCCTCTGATCAAGAACCAACACGCTCCAACCTTCTACATCGTCCGCCTAGAGGCAATCACCGTGGCCGGGAGGCGGCTCGACATGCCGCCGGCTACATTCGCCGGTGGTGCGGTGATGGACTCAGGGGCGGTCGTCACGCAGCTGCCACCGTCGGCATACGCAGCGCTGCGGGCAGCGTTCAGGAGCGCCATGACGGCGTATGGCCCGCTTGCGGATCCCGTACGCAACCTTGACATGTGCTATGACTTGACCCGCTTCCTCGAGGTCAATGTCCCCAAGGTGTCCCTAGTGTTCGCAGGCTGTGCCACCTTGGAGCTCGAGCCGGCGTCCATCATGCTGGACGGTTGCCTGGCTTTCACGGCCTCCCCTGGCAGCCACGGCTCCATCGGATTCATCGGCAACGTGCAGCAgcagacctacgaggttttgtacgATGTCGGCAGCGGGAGCGTGGGATTCCGCAGTGGCGCGTGCTGA